TCAGAATATACAGGAACCGGGTATGGCATAGGTGTCGGTTCCGGAACAGAAGCTCTTCATATTTCTCTTCTTGCCTGTGGAATAAAAAACGGGGATGAAGTAATAACAATTGCAAATACTGCTGTTCCCACGGTATCTGCAATAGATTTTGCAGGAGCTGTTCCTGTTTTTGTCGATATCGACGATTCCTTTAATATAAATCCTGATCTGATTGAAGAAAAAATAACCGATAAAACCCGGGTCATAATGCCTGTTCATCTTTTTGGAAATCCTTGCAATATGGAACTTATATGTTCTGTTGCAAAAAAGCACGGACTAAAAATAATCGAGGACTGTGCCCAGGCTCACGGAGCAGAATTTAATGGCAGGAAAACCGGTTCGTTCGGGGATGCCGGTTGCTTCAGTTTCTATCCTTCAAAAAATCTTGGTGCAAATGGTGATGGGGGAATGATACTCACAAGCGATGAAGAGATTGCCAAAAAAGCAAAGCTTCTGAGATACTATGGTTTTAAAGACAGATATAATAGCATTATTCGGGGATTTAACAGCCGTCTTGATGAAATACAGGCGGCGCTACTGCGTTTTAAGCTTTCAAAGCTTGAAATATGGACCAGGAGAAGAATTCATATAGCAGAAAAATACCTGGAGGGCCTGGCAGGACTGCCTTTAAGACTGCCCCTGATCTCACCTGCTTCAAGGCATGTTTTCCACCTGTTTGTCATACAGCTCGAAAATCAGGATGTAAGGAACAGGCTTATAAAATATCTTTCTGAAAAAGAAATCACAACTCTTATACATTATCCGGTAGCAATACATCTTCAGCCGGCATACAAATATCTGGGATATAAAGAGGGAAGTC
This Actinomycetota bacterium DNA region includes the following protein-coding sequences:
- a CDS encoding DegT/DnrJ/EryC1/StrS family aminotransferase; its protein translation is MKVPFADLSRQYKAYKADFDRITSEVFEKGSFIFGENCTAFEKEFSEYTGTGYGIGVGSGTEALHISLLACGIKNGDEVITIANTAVPTVSAIDFAGAVPVFVDIDDSFNINPDLIEEKITDKTRVIMPVHLFGNPCNMELICSVAKKHGLKIIEDCAQAHGAEFNGRKTGSFGDAGCFSFYPSKNLGANGDGGMILTSDEEIAKKAKLLRYYGFKDRYNSIIRGFNSRLDEIQAALLRFKLSKLEIWTRRRIHIAEKYLEGLAGLPLRLPLISPASRHVFHLFVIQLENQDVRNRLIKYLSEKEITTLIHYPVAIHLQPAYKYLGYKEGSLPVTENAVATIMSLPIFPEMEEAEQEYVIENIRSFFNYS